The nucleotide window AGACTCAGGAGTTTGGCATCAATATGTCAAACCAGCGTTTCTGGGAACCACAAATGCAGTCTTATGTTGCTGACCTGTTACAGGGTGAAGAAGGGCCGCTGGGCAAGCGCTACAATATGCGCTGGGTTGCATCAATGGTGGCTGAAGTACACCGCATTCTGACCCGTGGCGGTATTTTTATGTACCCCTGGGACAGCCGAGATCCTGCTAAGCCCGGCAAGCTGCGCCTGATGTATGAAGGCAATCCGATGAGTTTCCTGATTGAACAGGCCGGCGGACTCAGCACTACCTGCTACGGTCACATCATGGATATCGAGCCGACCAAGATTCATCAACGGGTTTCGGTTGGCCTCGGTTCCAGGGCCGAAGTCGAAACGATGATGAAATATCACGCTAAGGACTAACTGAAGCTTCAGTTTATGATCTTTAAGTCGTATTCAACTTTTAACCAAGGGCCGTATATAATGCGGCCTTTGGATTTCAAACAGATTTCACACTTAAACAGGAAGACGACACATGAGCTTTGAAAAAGTCCCTGCTGGCAATGATCTGCCAAATGACATCAATGTAATCATCGAGATTCCAGCGGACAGCGATCCGGTTAAATATGAGATCGACAAAGATTCTGGTGCAATCTTCGTTGACCGCTTCATGGCCGCGCCTATGTTCTACCCTGCGAACTACGGTTACATCAACAACACTCTGGCTGATGATGGCGATGCACTGGATGTACTGGTTGTTACACCATACCCGGTCGTCCCTGGTTCGGTTATCCGCTGCCGTCCGGTTGGCGTACTGAACATGACCGACGAAGCCGGTGAAGATGCCAAGCTGGTTGCCGTACCCCACGACAAGCTGAGCAAAGCATACAAAGACGTTCACGACGTGACCGATCTGCCAGAACTGCTGCTGGCCCGCATCAAGCACTTCTTCGAGAACTATAAAGGTCTGGAAGAAGGCAAGTGGGTTAAAGTTGAAGGCTGGGAAGGCGCTGAAGCGGCTAAAGCTGCTATCGTTGAATCTCAAAAAGCTTACGAAGCTGCTAAGTAATCAGCTGCACGGCTATAAAAAAACCCGCTCTATGCGGGTTTTTTTTCACTCCGAGCCACCATTAATAACGACTCAATGGGCTCGGCCAAACAGCTTCTTGCCGCTTTCGACTATCGCCAATACCACTGCACCGGCAACAATCCCCACCAGTGCATCCAGCAATACCGGCACCAGCCAGTGAAGCAACGCATCCATATCCACAATCAAATGCTCAACAAAGTGATGCAGCAACGGCAATCCATGCACCAGAATACCGCCCCCCACCAGAAACATAGCGATGGTGCCGACAATGGATAAGACTTTCATCAGTTTCGGCGCAGCCATAACAATTCCCCGGCCCACCTTTCTTGTCATTGTCGCGGCATCAGGCTTGCGCACCATATAGAGCCCCAGATCGTCCAGTTTAACGATCCCTGCCACCAGACCGTATACCCCCACCGTCACCAACAGTGAAATCCCCAGCAAAACCCCCAGCTGAACCGCCAGCGATTCTGCCGCCACGGTTCCCAGAGTCAGGACGATAATCTCAGCCGACAGAATAAAGTCTGTACGAATCGCCCCTTTAATCTTCTGCTTTTCAAACTCAACAATATTTACCTCATTACTGCCGACGGCGGACAGCAGCTCAGCATGATGCTTATCCCCCTCATCTCGTGAGTGAATAAATTTATGCGCAACCTTCTCAAACCCTTCAAAACAGAGATAGAGCCCCCCAAGCATCAACAGCGGAACAATCAGCCAGGGAACAAAATAACTGATCGCCATCGCGCCGGGCACCAGGATCATCTTATTCAGCAGCGACCCTTTCGCCACCGCCCAGACCACCGGCAGTTCACGATCAGCACGCACCCCCGACACCTGTTCAGCATTCAGCGCCAAATCATCGCCGAGCACCCCGGCGGATTTTCCCGCTGCCACTTTAGTCATGCTGGCAACATCATCCAGCAGTGTCGCGATATCATCAATTAACGCAAGAAGGCTTGAGCCTGCCATGTTCTGGTCCTTATAAACGACTATTTCCTGAGGGGTTCTATCTTTTGCAAAGGATACTCAATTATTAAGAAGATTGTCTGCTACCAGGCAAAAATACCTGTATTTCAACCCAACCTATCCTCTATCCATGTGATAATAAAAACCGATCTGAAGGCTGAGCCAGGCAAAGACAGGCTCTACAGTAAAAACAGGAGCTTTAAGAGAGACCATGGCAAAAAAACCGAAAGTATCCAACGAAGTCGTGCACGAAGCGATGCAGGTTGCCAAAGCAACCCAGCGGCCGGGGCAGACCAAAGAGCAAACCAAACTGATCGCTCAGGGGATTCAGAAAGGTATCGAGGAGTATAAAAAGCGTCACAAGGAAAAATCCCGGGAGCTGGATAAGCAGAAGCGTAAACTGCAACAGGCAACCAACACCGCTTCTACAAACACCCCGGCAGCGC belongs to Amphritea atlantica and includes:
- a CDS encoding DUF808 domain-containing protein, whose protein sequence is MAGSSLLALIDDIATLLDDVASMTKVAAGKSAGVLGDDLALNAEQVSGVRADRELPVVWAVAKGSLLNKMILVPGAMAISYFVPWLIVPLLMLGGLYLCFEGFEKVAHKFIHSRDEGDKHHAELLSAVGSNEVNIVEFEKQKIKGAIRTDFILSAEIIVLTLGTVAAESLAVQLGVLLGISLLVTVGVYGLVAGIVKLDDLGLYMVRKPDAATMTRKVGRGIVMAAPKLMKVLSIVGTIAMFLVGGGILVHGLPLLHHFVEHLIVDMDALLHWLVPVLLDALVGIVAGAVVLAIVESGKKLFGRAH
- the ppa gene encoding inorganic diphosphatase, giving the protein MSFEKVPAGNDLPNDINVIIEIPADSDPVKYEIDKDSGAIFVDRFMAAPMFYPANYGYINNTLADDGDALDVLVVTPYPVVPGSVIRCRPVGVLNMTDEAGEDAKLVAVPHDKLSKAYKDVHDVTDLPELLLARIKHFFENYKGLEEGKWVKVEGWEGAEAAKAAIVESQKAYEAAK
- a CDS encoding DUF2956 domain-containing protein, whose product is MAKKPKVSNEVVHEAMQVAKATQRPGQTKEQTKLIAQGIQKGIEEYKKRHKEKSRELDKQKRKLQQATNTASTNTPAAPETETVYVQSRLSWVLLLLSWIGFAVYALLFPPL